Proteins from a genomic interval of Ignavibacteriota bacterium:
- a CDS encoding VCBS repeat-containing protein has translation MKRVQVVSVTLTLQFILTATVYSQFQKTTFGAISEIRAIKNPLGLFKGDFNGDGMTDLATYNRTQLLFQIQSSDSSGWKASRQMTEGGNVTKIFSAQCNSDRMSDLIVVDGKSSQIRIHLAKKEMEFYVRTTLRFKDEVPEVLTADINKDSKTDLLLFGKRESGLTVYLGGGTGGFAKSMTLFPEHSFSSVCISDMNDDGVQDIIASDWLENLVCVYRGYGRMKFGDPTVLRLDAEPTIVKAAYLDADSTKDIVVAFAHSNDLSVFIGDGAGDFTSEFTLHSQSTSDQLFLDDTNSDDHMDILSFNQHQKACTIWLMNESGSFDESAQLSCGRNPVEILLFSHQRTDTSNIAVVDSEGSTIRLMWNAQVARPVAVEMLYALSPEPSGIIATDLNGDTFPEVVVVNKQAKTFSFLMNNGDGSLFGQRSLSIPIHATKLNYNSKNGQGGILIASNREEDKLSITEFTGSLENQTTYTLPIQRGSQILSRYVDKQTKQLHFFVLERDTETKQFSIIKFSQIAPTKYVEQNIISRFEPSLIAAAMNDFDKDGDNDIAFLGQKSSGRTLELRRIIRSETTNVVQPFLDFTIDKRETPPTLMWSADVTGDGYPDLIMNFQKPENSLVVSVNGTNGIFLQPKFQSRFPVSVSSRDQLRVFDVNNDGRMDIVVNNSLTKEIQVYWGAGNGQFPNVNRLISAEGIGGFTVADINADGIQELIVTDSMNGWLKVISLR, from the coding sequence TTGAAACGTGTTCAGGTTGTTTCGGTAACACTGACCCTTCAATTCATTCTTACCGCCACCGTCTATTCCCAATTCCAAAAAACGACGTTCGGAGCGATTTCAGAAATTCGAGCGATAAAAAATCCGCTCGGCTTATTCAAGGGTGATTTTAATGGCGATGGGATGACAGACCTCGCCACCTACAATCGAACACAATTATTGTTTCAAATACAATCAAGCGATTCTTCCGGGTGGAAGGCAAGCAGACAAATGACGGAGGGAGGAAACGTCACGAAAATCTTCTCCGCTCAATGTAACTCAGATAGAATGTCAGACCTGATTGTCGTTGACGGGAAGTCATCACAAATCAGAATTCATCTTGCGAAGAAGGAGATGGAGTTCTATGTTCGCACGACGCTCCGGTTCAAGGATGAAGTTCCTGAAGTTCTGACAGCAGACATCAACAAAGATTCAAAAACAGATTTACTCTTGTTTGGAAAACGTGAAAGCGGTTTGACTGTCTATCTCGGTGGCGGAACAGGTGGATTTGCAAAATCAATGACCCTCTTCCCCGAACATAGTTTCAGTTCCGTTTGTATTTCGGATATGAATGACGATGGTGTTCAGGATATTATTGCATCGGATTGGTTGGAGAACCTCGTTTGTGTGTATCGCGGTTACGGCAGAATGAAATTCGGTGACCCGACAGTTCTTCGGTTAGATGCTGAGCCAACCATTGTCAAAGCCGCGTACCTTGATGCAGACTCAACGAAAGATATTGTTGTTGCCTTTGCACATTCAAATGACTTGTCTGTTTTTATCGGAGATGGTGCAGGGGATTTTACTTCAGAGTTTACACTCCATTCTCAGTCAACGAGTGACCAATTATTTCTCGATGACACTAATTCGGACGACCACATGGACATTCTTTCTTTCAATCAACATCAGAAAGCATGTACTATTTGGTTGATGAATGAAAGCGGCTCGTTTGATGAATCTGCTCAGTTATCATGCGGAAGAAATCCTGTTGAAATATTGCTCTTTTCACATCAACGAACTGATACATCAAATATCGCGGTTGTTGATAGTGAAGGTTCGACGATACGACTGATGTGGAACGCGCAAGTAGCGAGACCGGTAGCGGTTGAAATGCTATACGCTCTTTCACCTGAACCGAGCGGCATCATCGCAACGGATTTGAACGGCGATACATTTCCTGAAGTTGTTGTTGTCAATAAACAAGCAAAAACATTTTCCTTTTTGATGAACAACGGTGATGGCTCATTGTTCGGGCAACGCTCACTGTCAATTCCAATTCATGCGACCAAACTGAATTACAACTCGAAGAACGGACAAGGGGGAATTTTGATTGCCTCGAATAGAGAGGAAGATAAACTTTCTATAACAGAATTTACCGGCTCGTTAGAAAATCAAACAACATACACATTACCGATTCAACGCGGTTCTCAAATCCTTTCCCGGTATGTAGATAAACAAACAAAACAATTGCATTTCTTCGTTCTTGAACGGGATACGGAAACAAAACAATTTTCCATTATTAAGTTCTCTCAGATTGCGCCGACAAAATATGTCGAGCAAAATATCATCTCGCGTTTTGAACCCTCGCTTATTGCCGCGGCAATGAATGATTTCGACAAGGACGGGGACAACGATATCGCGTTTCTCGGTCAGAAGTCTTCCGGCAGAACACTGGAGTTGCGTCGAATCATAAGAAGTGAAACGACAAACGTTGTTCAACCGTTTCTTGATTTTACAATTGACAAAAGAGAAACTCCACCGACGTTGATGTGGAGCGCAGATGTTACGGGCGACGGCTATCCCGACTTGATTATGAATTTTCAAAAGCCGGAAAACTCGCTTGTAGTTTCGGTAAACGGTACTAATGGAATTTTTCTCCAACCGAAATTTCAATCTCGATTTCCCGTTAGTGTTTCCTCGCGCGACCAATTACGGGTGTTTGATGTGAACAACGATGGCAGGATGGACATTGTTGTGAATAACAGTCTCACCAAAGAAATTCAGGTGTATTGGGGAGCTGGGAACGGGCAGTTTCCGAACGTGAACAGATTAATCAGTGCAGAAGGAATCGGCGGATTCACAGTTGCAGA
- a CDS encoding acyl-CoA thioesterase, whose amino-acid sequence MHGANQTKKKKRFVKDSQVEMTQLVLPNDTNTLGNLLGGRLMEWMDIAAAISAQRHSNRVCVTAAVDNLVFHQPIKLGEVVVLRASVNRVFGTSMEVGVHVTTENLLAGEKKISNTAYLTFVAVDGTGKPIQIEPVIPQTKEERRRYRDALERRMIRLQQSETAKR is encoded by the coding sequence ATGCACGGGGCAAATCAAACAAAAAAGAAAAAGCGATTTGTGAAAGATTCCCAAGTCGAGATGACGCAATTAGTCCTTCCTAACGATACCAACACACTTGGAAATCTTCTTGGCGGAAGATTGATGGAGTGGATGGACATCGCCGCGGCTATTTCTGCACAGCGTCACTCCAACAGGGTGTGTGTTACTGCCGCGGTTGATAACTTAGTATTTCATCAACCGATAAAACTTGGAGAAGTTGTTGTGTTGCGGGCGTCGGTCAATCGAGTGTTTGGAACTTCGATGGAAGTCGGTGTACATGTTACGACGGAGAATTTACTTGCGGGGGAGAAAAAAATCTCCAACACTGCGTACCTTACATTTGTCGCAGTAGATGGGACCGGCAAACCAATTCAAATAGAACCGGTGATTCCGCAGACGAAAGAAGAGCGTCGTCGCTATCGGGACGCGCTCGAACGACGAATGATTCGCCTTCAACAATCGGAAACAGCGAAACGTTAG